TTATGATCATGCTGATTGCAGCATCAACTGTTATGGGCGGCAGTATGTTCCCTCCAGTGGTTCTTTTAATCTTATACCTGTTCCTTTTCCCACTGATCGTTGGATTTTTAGCATTTATGATTAAAAGGCTGGAACCGCAAATATAAATTAACTTCTATTTTTTTTTATTTTAAACTAAAGTAGTCAGTAATTGGTTTGAGATATATTAGATTGCTAAACAATTTCTGATAATGAAGTGTTTTTAAACTATATCTTGTTAATTTCATTAAAAATAGTAAAAATAAGTTACACAATTAAAAAAAAGTGGGCAATTTCAAGGCATATTACCAGTGCTACAGTTATCCCTGTGAAAACATACTCTTTTGAACCTATCTTATTGTTTCCATCATTGTAAAGCTGGGATTTATCGGAATATCCCCTGCTTACCATGCTAAGGTAAACAGTTTCACCACGTTCATAAGCCCTTAAAAACATCATCATTATGGTGTAACCAATTTGTTTCATTCTCCACATGTATGGTGTTTTTTTGTTAAATATGTCAAAGTTTCGGGTTGTCTGTGCGTTTCTTATTGCGTCTAATTCATCAAAGAACATGAACAAAAATCTGATCATAAGGCTGAATATCATTGCAAATTCTTTGGGCATACCTAACTTCCTGAAGGATTGCACTACCTCCTGCATGGGACTTATGGATGATAAAAGCACAATTGCAGTTAGAGAAACAATAAGGCGGGACATTAACAGTATTCCAAATGTTAAACCTTCATAAGTAACGTTGATGCCAAACGGCAGAGCATACATTACATTACCTGGATGTATGAATGGTTGAAATACTATAATCAAACCTCCAAATGGCAAAAGTAACAATACTCTCTTTAAAGTGGTTTTAAATGAGATTTGAGACAGGTAAATCAATAATAAAAGATAAACTTCAAGTAAAACAAGAATCATGGGTTCTGTAGTGTAAACCGCATAAATTGTAATGAACACCAGTATCACTAATTTGATTCGCCCATCTAACAGATGAAGAAAACTTTCCTTCATAGTTTCATTTTCTAAATTGAGAATTGAATTGGTGTTCATTGATCTATCTCCTGAAAATATTTATTCCAATGATTCTGGTTTTCTTCTTCGCAATAAAACTGCTGCAACGTATGCGATTGCTAAAGTTATCAAAATACCTATAATTAATGCTATTGCTCCACCGTAAGGATTGTCTTCCCCTAAAAGAGGTATCGTGTAGTCTGACATTGGTGCGTTGTAGCTGTTTGACTCCTGGGTAGTGGATATGTCTTCTGCGGTTTTTTCTAGCCCGTCAGGGTTGCTTGAAGCTATAAATGGTGCTAGAACTGCAATTATTATGCAGATTGCTAAACCTGCCATGACAAATTTTTTATCTTTTGGGCTCATTTTGCTGACACCTCTAGTTTTTCAGATTTTGTATCATCTGTTTTCTTCTTCTGGTTCCATGCCAGTAAGTCTGGGCGCACATTTTCTAATGCCATGATTACAACAACTGTTAGAATTGCCTCGATGATCCCTATTAATGCATGGTATATTCCCATCATTTCAAGTCCGGCTATGAGTGGGAATGTTCCAGCCAGCCACATTTCAACTGCAACTGCTTCTGCTGCTAAGAAAATAGATAACCATGATGCTATGGCTATGGCGGGTATTTTTCCTACTATTTTTCTAAGGGCGCGGAATCCGTAAAGTCCTACAAATCCGCCTATAATACCCATATTAAGCACGTTAGCACCTAAAACTGTTATTCCTCCATCACCGAAGAATAATGCCTGAACTAAGAGTACTAAAGTGAATACTATAACTGCTGCCTCTGGGGCACAGAATACAAGTGCAATTAAAG
This genomic window from Methanobacterium veterum contains:
- the cbiM gene encoding cobalt transporter CbiM, whose protein sequence is MHIPNGFIPLWQCAIYFVILFIALYFSQRWARNNLDERSVPLMAVLAAGIFAIMSMNIPIAFGTSGHMVGGALIALVFCAPEAAVIVFTLVLLVQALFFGDGGITVLGANVLNMGIIGGFVGLYGFRALRKIVGKIPAIAIASWLSIFLAAEAVAVEMWLAGTFPLIAGLEMMGIYHALIGIIEAILTVVVIMALENVRPDLLAWNQKKKTDDTKSEKLEVSAK
- the cbiQ gene encoding cobalt ECF transporter T component CbiQ, producing MNTNSILNLENETMKESFLHLLDGRIKLVILVFITIYAVYTTEPMILVLLEVYLLLLIYLSQISFKTTLKRVLLLLPFGGLIIVFQPFIHPGNVMYALPFGINVTYEGLTFGILLMSRLIVSLTAIVLLSSISPMQEVVQSFRKLGMPKEFAMIFSLMIRFLFMFFDELDAIRNAQTTRNFDIFNKKTPYMWRMKQIGYTIMMMFLRAYERGETVYLSMVSRGYSDKSQLYNDGNNKIGSKEYVFTGITVALVICLEIAHFFLIV
- a CDS encoding PDGLE domain-containing protein, producing MSPKDKKFVMAGLAICIIIAVLAPFIASSNPDGLEKTAEDISTTQESNSYNAPMSDYTIPLLGEDNPYGGAIALIIGILITLAIAYVAAVLLRRRKPESLE